The DNA window CTGAAGGGCCAATGCATCGACCGACTCGGTTGGGTCCAGTTCTGCCGTGAGACGCGGCAACGCTGGTATAAGTCGGCCCGCATCGGCGCATCGGCGCATCGCCACGCGCCTGGGCATGGCGATGTGCGAGGCGATTACTTGATGGTGACGAACTTCAGGTTGGCCGGGGAACCGACTTCGATTTCGGCACGCGGGCTGTCGCGCTGTATCTTGCAGAGTATGCAGACGTCTTGAATCCGAAAAAGGTGATTCATGCAGCACTTCAATCTGGTTGTGCCTGGCGTGTCGGGAGCTTCCTGACACGCGATGATCGTGGAGCAACCGCTAAGAGCGGCTAACAAAACGACTGCGCTCACCGCCAGGGGCGCGCGGCCGGTGCTCGGAATCGGCATGTACCACGCGTACACTGCGGTTCCTGCGCGCCGTCCGCACCCACCTGACGACTGCTCGCTACGTTCTGTTAGCCGCTCTTAAAAGTGATGCCGCCGCCAGATGCGTGTGGTCGGCGTCGGCGGTCGCGATATGCATGTTGTACATAGCAGCTTCTGCACGCCCTCAACACCTCCGTCGCGACCGCTGGCGATGTTGAAGTCAGCCGTTCGAATCAGGCTGCTTCTTCAACCAGCTGCTGACCAAGCTCGGTGCTGTCCAGCAAGGTTTCGATATCCAACAGGATCAACATGCGATCGTCCTGGGTGCCGATACCGGAGATGAAACGGGTGTCGACCGCAGCGCCGAACTCGGGCGTCGGGCGGATCTGATCGTCGTTGAGCGGAATCACGTCCGAGACGCTATCCACCACGATGCCAACCACACGGTCTTCGACGTTGAGCACGATCATCACAGTAAAGGCGTCGTAGCGCGCTTCTTTCAGCCGCAGCTTCAGGCGCAGATCGATCACCGGCACGATGGTGCCGCGCAGGTTGATCACACCCTTGATGTAGTCGGGAGCGTCGGGCAGGCGAGTGACCGAATCATAGCCGCGGATTTCCTGCACTTTCAGGATGTCTACGCCGTAGTGTTCTTCGCCCAAAGCGAAGCTGAGGAATTCACCACCGGTGCCGGTGGCAGTGCTTTTGTCGTTCATGGAAACTCCGGGCGTTGCGGCTGAGTGTCAGGTTGCGTCAGAAGATTGCGGCAGCAATAGGGTTGCCCTAGCAACATCGGCGCAGCGGGCAGCAACTTTAGGTGCGTGCTCCGCGCCGTGCGGGCAGGTTCAGAACGTGCTGCTCTTGTGGGCATTGCGCTGGCGGTCCACCCGGAGGATGTAGCGCTGGATGGTTTCGTCGGCGCCGCGCGGCAAGTCGCTGAACTGCATACTGGCGCGGACGCTCTCGCTGCCGTTGGGCAGTGTCTGCTTGTACTGGCTGCATACTGTGAGCGGCAGCGTGATCGGCGCGGCGTCGGGCAGCTGCAGGGTGCAGTTGCGGTAGGTATGCTGCGGTTCGAGCAACGGCATGCCGTCGGTGAGCGACACCGCAACGCCGCCGCTGCTGATGTCGATCACGCGTAGCTGCAGATCGAATGCGCCGCCCTGGGCCTGGTGGATGATGCAGATGGGCGATTCGGTGATCGGCGTTTCCAGCCTGTACGATTCGCGCCGCTGCATGTGGTGCATCGCGTCGGGCAGGTCGACGCGGAAAGCGACATGGATGTCGTGCTCCCTCCGCTCGGCTTTTTTCAGCCTGAAACGGATGTCGACCCGTTTCAGCTGCGCGTAGCACAGCAGGTAGTCGGCGCCTTCGATAGCGCGATTGGAGGCGTCGCTGTGGCTGCCGTCAAGAATCACGCAGTTGTCGTCTTCGTCCACTTCCAGCACGGCGGTGGCCACGACCATGTCGCGGCCGGCCACATGCATGGTCACCACGGCGCGTTGGTCGAGCAGCTGGCGCAGCAATCCACGGATCTGCCGCTTGTTGCGCAGCACATAGCGCTCGTCACCTTCGGCCAGGTGGTCGGCGTCGTGGTCCAGCTCCGGGGTATCGCCTTGGGACATGGGTATAAGCACAGTGAAAGCGGGAGTGCGCCAGGACGGATGTCTCGGTGTTGCTTTGATATCGGCGGTCAGGCCGAATCTTTAAGAGCGGCTAACAAAACGACTGCGCGCTCCGCCAAGCGGGCGTGGCCGGTGCTCGGAATCGGCATGTACCACGCGTACATTCCGGTTCCTCCGCGCCGTCCCCACTCACCTGACGACTGCTCGCTACGTTAAGGCGATGCCGTCGATGGACGCGGATGATCTGGGCGATCTTCTTGGAAGAGGTGTCGATGTCGGCCATGGTGGTGACCACACGGCCGACCATATGGTCACGGTGCTCCAGTGGGCGTGCAAAAAAAAGGGCCGCTTTCCCCTCGCAAGGGAAGCGACCCGGAAGACCCGCGCACAACGAATCGAACCACTTTCGAATGATGAGGGTTGCCAACTGCGGTATTGCTTGAAAAGGTGATCTGGGCGCTTGCGCAGGCAGAAGGCGGGGGTGCGGCCGATCCAAAATGGCGCATCGGCCGCGCCCACTGCGATTCCTGCGCGCCGTTCCTACCTGCTCGGCAACTGCCCGTTACGTGCTGCAGCCGCGCTTAAAACTCACGCCAGTCGCCTGGTCCTGCAGCCGATGTCAATGGACCGGTCGTGCTGCGACGTGGCACTGCCAAGGCGGCAGTTGCACGTGCCGCCGGACGCGCCACCGAGCGTGCATTGGTCGGTGCATTGGCAATCGCCGATAACTGCCGCGCCACTGGTGCCTGCGCGGCGACCTTGAACACCGCAACCGTTTCGGTAAGTTGCTGGGCCTGTTCCTCCATCGCGCGTGCGGCGGCGGTGGCTTCTTCCACCAGCGCGGCGTTTTGCTGCGTCGTTTCGTCCATCTGGGTGACGGTCTGGTTGACCTGTTCGATGCTGGCCGATTGCTCCTGCGAGGCGGCGGAGATTTCGCCCATGATGTCGGTGACGCGTTGCACCGACGACACGATCTCGGCCATGGTCTTGCCGGCTTGGTCCACCAGCTGCGAGCCGTCGGCCACGCGTTGCACCGAGTCGCCGATCAGGTCCTTTATCTCCTTCGCTGCGGCGGAGGAGCGCTGCGCCAGCGTGCGGACTTCGGACGCCACCACCGCAAATCCGCGGCCTTGTTCGCCGGCACGTGCAGCTTCCACCGCTGCGTTCAAGGCCAGGATATTGGTCTGGAAGGCGATGCCATCGATGACGCTGATGATATCGGCGATTTTCTTGGACGAGGTTTCGATCCCGGCCATGGTCTCGACCACCTTGCCAACGACTGCGCCGCCCTGCGAGGCCACGCTGGCTGCGCCGATCGCCAGTTGATTGGCCTGACGCGCGCCCTCGGCGTTCTGCTTGACTGTGGAGGTAAGCTCTTCCATCGATGCAGCGGTTTCTTCGAGATTGGCGGCTTGTTGTTCGGTGCGCTGCGATAGGTCCTGATTGCCCGCTGCAATCTCGGTGGCCGCAGCATTGATCGAGACCGCCGAGTGCTGGATATGCCCGACGATGCCGGCCAATTGCGTAACGGTGGCATTGGCATCGTCGCGCATCTGTGCAAAAACGCCCTTGAACTCGCCCTCCATGCGTGCGGTCAGGTCGCCTGCGGCAATCGCCTGCAACATGCCCGACAGCGACTGCAGGCTGCCGTCGGCGGTGGCCATCAATTGGTTCAGGCTGTCCACCATCACCCGGAAGTCGTACTGGAACTGAGCCGCGTCGCCGCGAGCGCTGAAGTCGCCATTGGCGGCGGCTTGCGCCAGGTGCTTGATCTGCTGATTCATCGACGCCAGATTGGCCTTGACCTGCGCCATTGTGTCGGTGAGCTTTGCTTTTTCGCCGGGCAGGGTGTCCATGTCCTCGCTGAGGTCGCCGATTGCATAGCGGCCCATGATCTGCGCCAGGCGCAGCGTGACCTGGATGTGGCTGTCGACCAAGGAATTGGTGTCGTCGGCCATGCGGCCATAATCGCCGGGGAATGCGCTGGCATCCATGCGGAAACTGACTTGGCCTTCATCGTGGCGCCTGGCCATGTCCAACTGTGCGGTAATCAGGTTGCGCACCTGCAACTGCATCTTGTCCATAGCCTGCAACAAGCGGCCGGTTTCGTCGTTGGCGTCGGTATGCACTGCGTTATCGAGCCGGCCCTCGGCGATTGCTTCAGCCGCGCGGGTGGCACGGCTCAGCGGTTGGGTCAGACTGCGGGTGATCAGCAAGCCCAGTGTGCCGCTCAGCACCACCACCAGCAGCGACCCACCGATCAGCAGCTTGCGCGAGTCGTCCATCGACTCCAGTGCCACGGTGGCTACTTCGAGGGCCAGCTTGTCTTGCAGCGCAATGTTCTCGCCGATCTTGTTCTGCCATTGCTCCAGCGCCG is part of the Xanthomonas fragariae genome and encodes:
- a CDS encoding chemotaxis protein CheW, with the protein product MNDKSTATGTGGEFLSFALGEEHYGVDILKVQEIRGYDSVTRLPDAPDYIKGVINLRGTIVPVIDLRLKLRLKEARYDAFTVMIVLNVEDRVVGIVVDSVSDVIPLNDDQIRPTPEFGAAVDTRFISGIGTQDDRMLILLDIETLLDSTELGQQLVEEAA
- a CDS encoding flagellar brake protein gives rise to the protein MSQGDTPELDHDADHLAEGDERYVLRNKRQIRGLLRQLLDQRAVVTMHVAGRDMVVATAVLEVDEDDNCVILDGSHSDASNRAIEGADYLLCYAQLKRVDIRFRLKKAERREHDIHVAFRVDLPDAMHHMQRRESYRLETPITESPICIIHQAQGGAFDLQLRVIDISSGGVAVSLTDGMPLLEPQHTYRNCTLQLPDAAPITLPLTVCSQYKQTLPNGSESVRASMQFSDLPRGADETIQRYILRVDRQRNAHKSSTF
- a CDS encoding methyl-accepting chemotaxis protein, producing MNSLLLRFKVGPRLAAAFTVLILLSGFITFIGYRGLISARALVDDLVHQNMVKIRLSNDMMNANYTIAAQVRNIVLPTSNEENLKFIEAIKSGRADYGKAREALYAMPTSAQGQAIRDDIDRRTAAVRELNNKVIELVKAGHRDQALPLLLTKAAPALEQWQNKIGENIALQDKLALEVATVALESMDDSRKLLIGGSLLVVVLSGTLGLLITRSLTQPLSRATRAAEAIAEGRLDNAVHTDANDETGRLLQAMDKMQLQVRNLITAQLDMARRHDEGQVSFRMDASAFPGDYGRMADDTNSLVDSHIQVTLRLAQIMGRYAIGDLSEDMDTLPGEKAKLTDTMAQVKANLASMNQQIKHLAQAAANGDFSARGDAAQFQYDFRVMVDSLNQLMATADGSLQSLSGMLQAIAAGDLTARMEGEFKGVFAQMRDDANATVTQLAGIVGHIQHSAVSINAAATEIAAGNQDLSQRTEQQAANLEETAASMEELTSTVKQNAEGARQANQLAIGAASVASQGGAVVGKVVETMAGIETSSKKIADIISVIDGIAFQTNILALNAAVEAARAGEQGRGFAVVASEVRTLAQRSSAAAKEIKDLIGDSVQRVADGSQLVDQAGKTMAEIVSSVQRVTDIMGEISAASQEQSASIEQVNQTVTQMDETTQQNAALVEEATAAARAMEEQAQQLTETVAVFKVAAQAPVARQLSAIANAPTNARSVARPAARATAALAVPRRSTTGPLTSAAGPGDWREF